The following are encoded in a window of Magnolia sinica isolate HGM2019 chromosome 11, MsV1, whole genome shotgun sequence genomic DNA:
- the LOC131219549 gene encoding pirin-like protein: MAGIEECNVVENPRLVVRKFQARPQHEGDGAVVRRSIGRLEMKYFDPFLLLDEFSITAPAGFPDHPHRGFETVTYMLQGAVTHEDFAGHKGTIKADDLQWMTAGRGIVHSEMPASDGTQRGLQLWVNLSSKYKMIEPKYQELQGKDAAKASKDGVEVRIIAGEALGIRSPVYTRTPTMYLDFTLKPKAHLQQPIPSSWNSFVYILEGEGVFGNSKSSPTMAHHILLLGPGDGLEAWNNSSKILRFVVIGGEPLGEPMVQFGPFVMNTQEEIDRTIDDYQYCINGFEKAKQWRSASAIGLDF, from the exons atggcaggAATAGAGGAGTGCAATGTTGTTGAGAATCCACGACTTGTGGTGAGGAAATTTCAGGCAAGGCCACAACATGAAGGTGATGGAGCAGTTGTTAGAAGAAGCATTGGCAG GCTGGAGATGAAGTACTTCGacccttttcttcttttggatGAATTCTCAA TTACAGCTCCAGCCGGATTTCCAGACCATCCACATAGAG GCTTCGAGacagtgacatacatgttacag GGAGCTGTGACCCATGAAGATTTTGCGGGCCACAAGGGCACAATCAAAGCCGATGATCTGCAATGGATGACGGCCGGAAGGGGGATCGTGCATTCAGAAATGCCTGCAAGTGATGGAACTCAAAGAGGGCTGCAGCTGTGGGTcaatctctcttccaaatataAAAT GATTGAACCAAAATATCAAGAATTACAGGGAAAGGACGCCGCAAAAGCTTCAAAAGATGGCGTCGAAGTCCGAATCATCGCCGGAGAAGCGTTGGGAATTCGATCACCAGTCTATACAAGAACACCAACCATGTACTTAGACTTCACACTCAAACCAAAAGCTCATCTCCAGCAACCTATACCATCTTCATGGAATTCATTTGTCTACATCCTAGAAGGTGAGGGTGTTTTTGGCAATTCGAAATCTTCCCCCACCATGGCCCACCACATTCTCCTCCTGGGACCCGGCGACGGGCTCGAAGCATGGAACAACTCATCCAAAATCCTTAGGTTTGTGGTCATTGGAGGAGAACCGTTGGGCGAGCCCATGGTGCAATTCGGGCCATTTGTGATGAACACACAGGAAGAGATCGATCGGACGATCGATGATTATCAGTACTGCATCAACGGATTCGAGAAGGCAAAACAATGGCGATCTGCGTCTGCCATCgggcttgatttttag